The Oncorhynchus masou masou isolate Uvic2021 chromosome 6, UVic_Omas_1.1, whole genome shotgun sequence genome has a window encoding:
- the LOC135541331 gene encoding protein SSUH2 homolog codes for MLNPHEGQALYAPPVPAPGPMVPPASMFGNVPGYEDTLAGGGGGYLPPPMPLHPNRDPEPAPVPQDWNIPSITEDVARERFIMYASGYCCYNNAPAKDGVITNMQAFNTYRYRLETFTESRSTEWATKPYEGEPADFYTQTAPRPWEIPVTGPSLFQNHEENIKVPYTSSNKPCHTCSASGKMPCHECSGSGTKVCWVCNGSGRQGGDSPCIQCNQRGRENCSKCHGNGTKECETCKGKQQLLTYINLKVEWKNNVEDYVVEQNSGLEVDNLSDVTGKTLFKNAQYMLYPVYGFPDPSLSQASDRLVREHQAKYSQNSRILQQQQTIELIPITKVTYKWKGGIHVYYIYGNEHQVNVPDYPATCCCSIM; via the exons CGCTCTATGCCCCCCCGGTGCCCGCCCCAGGCCCCATGGTTCCCCCAGCTAGCATGTTTGGCAATGTACCAGGGTACGAGGACACTTTAGCTGGCGGAGGAG GAGGATATCTCCCCCCACCGATGCCCTTACACCCGAATCGGGATCCAGAGCCTGCACCCGTACCACAAGACTGGAA CATCCCCTCCATCACTGAAGATGTGGCGCGGGAGCGTTTTATAATGTACGCCTCTGGTTACTGCTGCTATAACAACGCCCCTGCCAAGGATGGAGTGATCACTAATATGCAGGCGTTCAACACCTATCGG TACCGTTTGGAGACATTCACAGAGTCTAGATCTACAGAGTGGGCCACCAAGCCTTATGAAG GTGAACCGGCAGACTTCTACACGCAGACTGCCCCACGGCCGTGGGAAATCCCAGTGAccggtccctccctgtttcaaaACCACGAGGAGAACATAAAAGTCCCTTACACTTCATCTAACAag CCCTGCCATACTTGTAGTGCCTCTGGAAAGATGCCTTGCCATGAGTGCAGTGGGTCTGGAacg AAAGTTTGTTGGGTCTGCAATGGATCTGGCAGACAGGGAGGAGATAGTCCCTGCATCCAATGCAATCAAAGAGGAAGGGAGAA CTGCTCTAAATGTCATGGTAATGGGACGAAAGAATGTGAGACCTGCAAGGGCAAGCAGCAACTGTTGACCTACATCAACCTTAAAGTCGAGTG GAAGAATAATGTTGAAGACTATGTTGTGGAGCAGAACAGTGGGCTGGAGGTTGACAATCTGAGCGATGTGACGGGAAAGACACTCTTCAAAAACGCCCAGTACATG CTGTATCCAGTGTATGGCTTCCCAGATCCGTCTTTATCCCAGGCTTCAGACCGTTTGGTTAGAGAACACCAGGCGAAATATTCCCAGAACTCCCGCATCCTTCAACAG CAACAAACCATCGAGTTGATTCCCATCACCAAGGTGACCTACAAGTGGAAGGGAGGCATCCATGTTTACTATATCTATGGGAACGAACACCAGGTCAATGTTCCTGACTACCCTGCCACCTGCTGCTGCTCCATCATGTAA